In the genome of Actinomadura graeca, one region contains:
- a CDS encoding D-alanine--D-alanine ligase family protein, producing MSQDSRKIRVAVVFGGRSSEHAISCVTAGAVMAAIDRDRYEVVPIGIARDGRWVLAPAGLRLTIEDGRLPEVTGEGGALALPFDPGSRGLLVVEPGRVPDTLGEVDVVLPLLHGPFGEDGTIQGMLEMAGVRYVGAGVLASAVGMDKGFMKLVWQASGLPVGPYALIGDREWRRERKRKIDEVKELGLADGRPVFVKPARAGSSMGITRVTAEDALEAAVETAREHDPKVIVEAAIEGREIECGVLQGLDDGPAEASLPAEVLMAGGHDFYDFETKYLDGATTMAIPPDLAAAEVEEVRRLAVLAFEALDCEGLARVDFFHTPDGGWILNEINTMPGFTPASAFPKMWAATGLDYPALVDRLIQTAAGRSTGLR from the coding sequence ATGTCCCAGGACTCTCGTAAGATCCGCGTGGCGGTGGTGTTCGGCGGGCGCAGCTCGGAGCACGCGATCTCCTGCGTCACCGCCGGCGCGGTGATGGCCGCCATCGACCGGGACCGCTACGAGGTGGTGCCGATCGGCATCGCCCGCGACGGCCGCTGGGTGCTCGCCCCCGCCGGCCTGCGCCTCACCATCGAGGACGGCCGGCTCCCCGAGGTCACCGGCGAGGGCGGCGCGCTCGCCCTGCCGTTCGACCCCGGCAGCCGCGGCCTGCTCGTCGTGGAGCCCGGCCGGGTGCCGGACACGCTCGGCGAGGTCGACGTCGTCCTGCCGCTGCTGCACGGCCCCTTCGGCGAGGACGGCACCATCCAGGGCATGCTCGAGATGGCGGGCGTCCGCTACGTCGGCGCCGGGGTGCTCGCCAGCGCGGTCGGGATGGACAAGGGCTTCATGAAGCTCGTCTGGCAGGCGAGCGGGCTGCCGGTCGGCCCGTACGCGCTGATCGGCGACCGCGAGTGGCGCCGCGAGCGCAAACGCAAGATCGACGAGGTCAAGGAGCTGGGCCTGGCGGACGGCCGGCCGGTGTTCGTCAAGCCCGCCCGCGCCGGGTCGAGCATGGGCATCACCCGCGTCACCGCCGAGGACGCCCTGGAGGCCGCGGTCGAGACGGCCCGCGAGCACGACCCCAAGGTGATCGTCGAGGCGGCGATCGAGGGACGCGAGATCGAGTGCGGCGTCCTGCAGGGCCTCGACGACGGCCCGGCCGAGGCGAGCCTGCCCGCCGAGGTGCTGATGGCGGGCGGCCACGACTTCTACGACTTCGAGACCAAGTACCTCGACGGCGCCACCACCATGGCGATCCCGCCGGACCTGGCCGCCGCGGAGGTCGAGGAGGTGCGGCGCCTGGCCGTGCTGGCGTTCGAGGCCCTCGACTGCGAGGGTCTCGCCCGGGTCGACTTCTTCCACACCCCCGACGGCGGCTGGATCCTCAACGAGATCAACACGATGCCCGGCTTCACCCCGGCGTCGGCGTTCCCGAAGATGTGGGCCGCGACCGGGCTGGACTACCCGGCGCTGGTCGACCGCCTCATCCAGACGGCCGCCGGCCGCTCCACCGGCCTGCGCTGA
- a CDS encoding beta-propeller domain-containing protein — protein sequence MRARTYAPLAPAAAMLLLAGCSGSAGSSAERPAEAPPMRLVAYDGCDALLDGLRGAAAERVGPYGLEGLQVPLAAAEDGGTALNKGAVPAPADGRSAAAPGHSTTNSHEAAADEPDIVKTDGRRIVALARGRLQVIDAASRKVVHTLSLGERDAYPFGGGNARLLLSGDRALVVTPQAPMILEDRPSPRTAGAASPLPPGPARPQTRMTLVDLSGAPKVVGTMTSDGSYIDARQTGATVRVVVRSSPRVAFPTPPRTPGDPASEREATERNRQIVRKAPLDAWLPGFTVGEGKAAKTFRTPCDQVSRSASYTGTTMLTVLTLDLGRGLADPSPVGVAADGDTVYGNGSSLYITGAPPRPPTRETPRKDPAPAAQRTDIHKFDVRGAGRPRYVASGSVTGTLLNQYALSEFGGHLRVATTDAPQPGMPRPGTSAPPSTSTLYVLAQNGPRLEETGRAGGLGKGERIYSVRYIGATAYVVTFRQVDPLYVLDLKDPRRPRVTGELKINGYSAYLHPMADGKILGIGQDADGSGRTKGLQASLFDVGGEPRRVGVYRLPGASSESEFEPHAFMYWPSTGLTVVPVSGNGGGMNEALALKVTGTGITKSGTVRHPGRDYGNSIRRSLMVGGTLWTFSEDGARATDAATLADRAWLPFTAG from the coding sequence ATGCGAGCCCGCACCTACGCTCCCCTGGCACCGGCCGCGGCCATGCTGCTGCTCGCCGGATGCTCGGGATCCGCCGGATCCTCCGCCGAACGCCCGGCCGAGGCGCCGCCGATGCGCCTGGTGGCCTACGACGGCTGCGACGCCCTCCTCGACGGGCTGCGCGGCGCGGCCGCCGAGCGGGTCGGGCCGTACGGCCTGGAGGGACTCCAGGTGCCGCTGGCCGCCGCGGAGGACGGCGGGACCGCGCTGAACAAGGGCGCCGTCCCCGCCCCCGCGGACGGGCGGTCCGCGGCCGCGCCCGGGCACTCCACCACCAACAGCCACGAGGCCGCCGCCGACGAGCCCGACATCGTCAAGACCGACGGCCGCCGGATCGTCGCGCTCGCCCGCGGCAGGCTCCAGGTCATCGACGCCGCGTCCCGCAAGGTCGTGCACACGCTGAGCCTGGGCGAACGCGACGCCTACCCGTTCGGGGGCGGGAACGCGCGGCTGCTGCTGAGCGGCGACCGCGCCCTGGTCGTGACGCCGCAGGCACCGATGATCCTGGAGGACCGGCCGTCGCCGCGGACCGCCGGAGCCGCCTCACCGCTCCCCCCGGGCCCCGCGCGCCCGCAGACGCGGATGACGCTGGTCGACCTCTCCGGCGCCCCGAAGGTGGTCGGCACGATGACGTCCGACGGCTCCTACATCGACGCGCGGCAGACCGGCGCGACCGTGCGGGTCGTGGTCCGCTCCTCTCCGCGCGTCGCGTTCCCCACGCCGCCCCGGACGCCCGGCGACCCCGCGTCGGAGCGGGAGGCCACGGAACGCAACCGGCAGATCGTGCGCAAGGCCCCGCTCGACGCGTGGCTGCCCGGGTTCACGGTCGGGGAGGGAAAGGCCGCGAAGACCTTCCGCACGCCGTGCGACCAGGTCAGCCGCTCCGCCTCGTACACCGGGACGACCATGCTGACCGTCCTGACACTCGACCTCGGGCGGGGGCTCGCCGACCCGTCGCCGGTCGGCGTCGCCGCCGACGGGGACACCGTCTACGGGAACGGGTCGAGCCTGTACATCACGGGCGCCCCTCCGCGGCCGCCGACCCGGGAGACGCCCCGCAAGGACCCCGCGCCCGCCGCGCAGCGCACCGACATCCACAAGTTCGATGTCCGCGGCGCCGGGCGGCCGCGCTACGTGGCGTCCGGGTCGGTGACGGGCACCCTGCTGAACCAGTACGCGCTGTCGGAGTTCGGCGGCCACCTGCGCGTCGCGACGACGGACGCCCCCCAGCCGGGCATGCCGCGGCCGGGCACGTCGGCGCCGCCGTCCACGAGCACGCTGTACGTCCTCGCCCAGAACGGCCCTCGGCTCGAAGAGACCGGACGGGCCGGAGGGCTCGGCAAGGGCGAGCGCATCTACTCGGTCCGCTACATCGGCGCGACGGCCTACGTCGTGACGTTCCGGCAGGTCGACCCGCTCTACGTGCTCGACCTGAAGGACCCGCGGCGGCCCCGCGTGACCGGCGAGCTGAAGATCAACGGCTACTCCGCGTACCTGCATCCGATGGCGGACGGCAAGATCCTCGGCATCGGGCAGGACGCCGACGGCTCCGGCAGGACCAAGGGCCTGCAGGCGTCGCTGTTCGACGTCGGCGGCGAGCCCCGGCGGGTCGGCGTCTACCGGCTGCCGGGCGCCTCGTCGGAGTCGGAGTTCGAGCCGCACGCGTTCATGTACTGGCCCTCGACCGGGCTGACGGTCGTCCCGGTGTCCGGGAACGGCGGCGGGATGAACGAGGCCCTCGCGCTGAAGGTCACCGGCACCGGCATCACCAAGAGCGGGACGGTCCGGCACCCCGGCCGCGACTACGGCAACTCGATCCGCCGTTCCCTCATGGTCGGCGGCACGCTGTGGACGTTCTCCGAGGACGGGGCGCGCGCCACCGACGCGGCGACGCTGGCCGACCGCGCCTGGCTCCCCTTCACCGCGGGCTGA
- a CDS encoding protein kinase domain-containing protein: MPTELPGRIGPYRVVDRLGEGGMGTVYAGLDSSGRKVAIKVIRREYAADRQYRARFEAEVAAAQRVRPFCTAPVLDADPGAEPPYLVTEFVNGPSLDDAVVKDGALRGADLEAVAVGIATALTAIHDAGVVHRDLKPSNVLLSTFGPRVIDFGIARSVDGTRLTATGGIVGTPAFMAPEQLHGLGATPASDVFAWGATVAFAARGGPCFGGDSIPAIIHQIVSGEPDLGGLGGTLLEAVRGALAKDPASRPTAQALLDRLISSGAPRQEPRPAPQEPRPQSQEPRPATSVPGPRPGSRTPPPQSGPATPPPRSGPPTMAPPAPALADGEAEALVERQYRQAAQAGDPAAMRNLAVLLGQQGRTAEAETWNQYANAVAARASAYPQSAGYDAYTATRPAHASHGHANPHVKPPYNHAAIYALSFGLVGLITCGLPSIPAIVAGHIAWVKMRRTGERGAGMAVTGIALGWIMVAFWALVAFGMSLPDEPTP, from the coding sequence TTGCCGACCGAACTGCCGGGCCGCATCGGCCCCTACCGGGTGGTGGACCGGCTCGGCGAGGGCGGGATGGGCACCGTGTACGCCGGGCTGGACTCCTCGGGCCGCAAGGTCGCCATCAAGGTGATCAGGCGGGAGTACGCCGCGGACCGCCAGTACCGGGCGCGTTTCGAGGCCGAGGTCGCCGCGGCGCAGCGCGTCCGCCCGTTCTGCACCGCGCCCGTCCTGGACGCCGATCCCGGCGCCGAGCCGCCCTACCTCGTGACCGAGTTCGTCAACGGCCCGAGCCTGGACGACGCGGTGGTCAAGGACGGGGCGCTGCGGGGCGCCGACCTGGAGGCCGTCGCGGTCGGGATCGCCACCGCGCTGACCGCCATCCACGACGCGGGCGTCGTGCACCGCGACCTCAAGCCGTCCAACGTGCTGCTGTCCACGTTCGGCCCGCGCGTGATCGACTTCGGTATCGCCCGCTCGGTGGACGGGACGCGGCTGACCGCGACCGGCGGCATCGTCGGCACCCCCGCGTTCATGGCCCCCGAGCAGCTGCACGGCCTCGGCGCCACCCCGGCCTCGGACGTGTTCGCCTGGGGCGCGACGGTGGCGTTCGCCGCCCGCGGCGGGCCGTGCTTCGGCGGCGACTCGATCCCGGCGATCATCCACCAGATCGTCAGCGGCGAACCCGATCTCGGCGGCCTGGGCGGCACGCTGCTGGAGGCCGTGCGCGGCGCCCTCGCCAAGGACCCCGCGTCCCGCCCGACGGCGCAGGCGCTCCTGGACCGGCTCATCTCCAGCGGCGCCCCGCGCCAGGAGCCCCGCCCGGCCCCGCAGGAGCCCCGCCCGCAGTCTCAGGAGCCCCGCCCGGCGACCTCGGTGCCCGGCCCGCGGCCCGGCTCGCGGACCCCGCCGCCTCAGTCCGGCCCGGCGACCCCGCCGCCCCGGTCCGGCCCGCCGACCATGGCGCCACCGGCGCCCGCACTGGCCGACGGCGAGGCCGAGGCCCTCGTCGAGCGCCAGTACCGGCAGGCCGCGCAGGCGGGCGATCCGGCCGCGATGCGCAACCTGGCCGTGCTGCTCGGGCAGCAGGGACGCACCGCGGAGGCCGAGACGTGGAACCAGTACGCCAACGCGGTCGCGGCCCGCGCGTCCGCGTACCCGCAGTCCGCGGGCTACGACGCCTACACCGCCACACGGCCCGCACACGCCTCCCACGGCCACGCGAACCCGCACGTCAAGCCGCCCTACAACCACGCCGCGATCTACGCGCTGTCGTTCGGGCTGGTCGGGCTGATCACCTGCGGCCTGCCGTCCATCCCCGCGATCGTCGCCGGGCACATCGCCTGGGTGAAGATGCGGCGCACCGGCGAGCGCGGCGCGGGCATGGCGGTCACCGGGATCGCGCTCGGCTGGATCATGGTCGCGTTCTGGGCGCTCGTCGCCTTCGGCATGTCCCTGCCGGACGAGCCCACCCCCTGA
- a CDS encoding DUF3515 domain-containing protein — protein sequence MEVPPPRPDAATERLCQGLRLPEKVHGQSGRDTSPDSPLTAAWGSPAIALRCGVPRPPTLRPESQLVTINGIDWFGEPVDRPVTFTAVARQAYVEVTVPAKYAPPGNVLIELGGPIGSTIPQKPEGQI from the coding sequence GTGGAGGTCCCCCCGCCCAGGCCGGACGCGGCGACGGAGCGGCTGTGCCAGGGCCTCCGGCTTCCCGAGAAGGTGCACGGGCAGTCCGGGCGGGACACCTCCCCCGACTCGCCGCTGACGGCCGCCTGGGGGTCCCCGGCCATCGCGCTGCGCTGCGGCGTGCCGAGGCCGCCGACGCTGCGTCCCGAGTCCCAGCTGGTCACCATCAACGGGATCGACTGGTTCGGGGAGCCCGTCGACCGTCCCGTGACCTTCACGGCGGTGGCGCGGCAGGCTTACGTCGAGGTGACGGTTCCTGCCAAGTACGCCCCGCCGGGGAACGTCCTCATCGAGCTGGGCGGCCCCATCGGCTCGACGATCCCGCAGAAGCCCGAAGGCCAGATCTGA
- a CDS encoding Lrp/AsnC family transcriptional regulator: MVQAYILIQTEVGKAAEVAGEIADVTGVTLAEDVTGPYDVIVRAEARNVDELGKLVVAQIQSVEGITRTLTCPIVHI, encoded by the coding sequence ATGGTGCAGGCCTACATCCTCATCCAGACCGAGGTCGGCAAGGCGGCCGAGGTGGCCGGCGAGATCGCCGATGTCACGGGGGTCACCCTGGCGGAGGACGTCACGGGTCCTTATGACGTGATCGTCCGAGCGGAGGCGCGGAATGTGGACGAGCTGGGCAAGCTCGTCGTGGCGCAGATCCAGTCGGTCGAGGGGATCACACGCACCCTCACCTGCCCGATCGTCCATATCTAA
- a CDS encoding thiamine-phosphate kinase, with amino-acid sequence MGTIGELGEFGLIGLLTRRLPRGPDVRLGPGDDAAVVAAPDGRAVATTDLLVEGRHFRRDWSGPYDIGRKAAAQNLADVVAMGARPTALLVGFAAPLTTDAAWAEGLYDGLADECRAAGASVAGGDVVGADAITLAVTALGDLGGRPPLTRSGARPGDVVAVRGRLGWSAAGLALLEEGRDGPAVLIGAHRRPEPPYAAGAEARAAGATALLDVSDGLVQDLGHIAASSGVRIDLDSSAVPVPDVLGPGGLRHALTGGEDHAFAGTFPAEAVLPSSWSPVGVVAEGTGVLVDGREPGRGGWDHFRA; translated from the coding sequence ATGGGGACGATCGGGGAGCTGGGGGAGTTCGGGCTGATCGGCCTGCTGACGCGGCGGCTGCCGCGCGGCCCGGACGTCCGGCTCGGCCCCGGCGACGACGCGGCGGTGGTCGCGGCGCCGGACGGCCGCGCCGTCGCCACCACCGACCTGCTGGTCGAGGGACGGCACTTCCGCCGTGACTGGTCGGGCCCCTACGACATCGGCCGCAAGGCCGCCGCGCAGAACCTCGCCGACGTGGTCGCGATGGGCGCCCGGCCGACGGCCCTGCTCGTCGGGTTCGCGGCGCCCCTCACCACCGACGCGGCCTGGGCCGAGGGCCTCTACGACGGGCTCGCCGACGAGTGCCGCGCCGCCGGGGCCTCGGTCGCCGGCGGCGACGTCGTCGGAGCCGACGCGATCACCCTCGCGGTCACCGCGCTCGGCGATCTGGGCGGCCGGCCGCCGCTGACCCGCTCCGGGGCGCGGCCGGGCGACGTCGTCGCCGTCCGTGGCAGGCTCGGCTGGTCCGCCGCCGGTCTGGCGCTCCTGGAAGAGGGGCGGGACGGGCCCGCCGTCCTGATCGGCGCCCACCGCCGCCCGGAACCCCCGTACGCGGCGGGCGCGGAGGCGCGCGCCGCGGGCGCCACGGCGCTCCTCGACGTCAGCGACGGGCTCGTCCAGGACCTCGGGCACATCGCCGCGTCGAGCGGCGTGCGGATCGACCTCGACTCGTCCGCCGTGCCCGTCCCGGACGTCCTCGGCCCCGGCGGGCTGCGCCACGCCCTCACCGGTGGCGAGGACCACGCATTCGCCGGAACGTTCCCCGCGGAGGCCGTCCTGCCCTCATCCTGGAGTCCGGTCGGAGTCGTCGCCGAGGGGACGGGAGTGCTGGTGGACGGGCGTGAGCCGGGACGCGGCGGCTGGGATCATTTCCGTGCCTGA
- a CDS encoding cellulose binding domain-containing protein, with the protein MGRHTKLGQPDDEPAPDARAPAGPFFSAPPGPSYDAFSGPTDDQVFVSRYEAVSRYETEDHIPDARLWQEPSAEPAALQDPPSGNRAARLLALVPVPLLPIVALVVAVGVVAYALSTQQISLNFAGGAPKEPANAPRDSQVSQRGPGQRASRGAGRPDGVVIAFRVVSRTPRAFRATATITNQGQAAVPQWALAFKIQAVSVRAVSGASVVRTGALAFVRGRTQIAPGQSVRIVFTATGTPRKPNYCILNRLACTLV; encoded by the coding sequence ATGGGACGACACACCAAGCTCGGCCAACCGGACGACGAGCCCGCACCGGACGCCCGAGCGCCCGCGGGACCGTTCTTCTCGGCCCCTCCGGGCCCGTCCTACGACGCGTTCTCCGGCCCGACCGACGACCAGGTGTTCGTGTCACGCTACGAGGCTGTGTCACGCTACGAGACTGAGGACCATATCCCGGACGCCCGCCTCTGGCAGGAGCCCTCCGCCGAACCCGCCGCCCTCCAGGACCCGCCCTCCGGGAACCGCGCGGCCCGGCTGCTCGCGCTCGTCCCCGTCCCGCTGCTGCCGATCGTCGCGCTCGTCGTCGCCGTCGGCGTCGTCGCCTATGCGCTCAGCACCCAGCAGATCTCCCTCAACTTCGCCGGCGGCGCCCCCAAGGAGCCCGCGAACGCCCCCCGCGACAGCCAGGTCTCCCAGCGCGGCCCCGGCCAGCGCGCCAGCCGCGGCGCGGGCCGTCCCGACGGCGTCGTCATCGCCTTCCGGGTCGTCTCCCGCACCCCCCGCGCGTTCCGGGCGACCGCCACGATCACCAACCAGGGTCAGGCGGCCGTCCCGCAGTGGGCGCTCGCCTTCAAGATCCAGGCCGTGTCGGTACGGGCGGTGAGCGGCGCCTCCGTCGTCAGGACCGGCGCGCTCGCGTTCGTCCGCGGCCGCACCCAGATCGCCCCCGGCCAGTCCGTGCGGATCGTCTTCACCGCCACCGGCACGCCCAGGAAGCCGAACTACTGCATCCTGAACCGGCTCGCCTGCACCCTCGTCTGA
- the thiD gene encoding bifunctional hydroxymethylpyrimidine kinase/phosphomethylpyrimidine kinase encodes MTQNPPAAAQAPPLVLTIAGSDSGGGAGIQADLKTMLAHGVHGMSVIAAVTAQNSLGVQGYWELPPEAVRAQLDSVLSDIGVHAIKTGMLASTVLVETVAEALSASEAPSVVDPVGVSKHGDSLLAPDAVDAVREALLPAATVVTPNLYEVEQLTGIKVVDEGGLREAAEAVWALGPRWALIKGGHLPGEPADLLFDGEREYRFTAPRHDNRHTHGTGCTLASAIASRLALGEDVPAAVGKAKEYVTGAIAAGFPLGAGIGPVDHAWRHRA; translated from the coding sequence ATGACGCAGAACCCGCCCGCCGCCGCGCAGGCCCCGCCGCTCGTCCTCACCATCGCGGGCTCGGACTCGGGCGGGGGCGCCGGGATCCAGGCCGACCTGAAGACGATGCTCGCCCACGGCGTCCACGGGATGAGCGTCATCGCCGCGGTCACCGCGCAGAACTCCCTCGGCGTGCAGGGCTACTGGGAACTGCCGCCCGAGGCGGTGCGCGCCCAGCTCGACTCGGTGCTGTCCGACATCGGCGTCCACGCGATCAAGACGGGCATGCTGGCCTCCACCGTCCTGGTCGAGACCGTCGCCGAGGCCCTGAGCGCCTCGGAGGCGCCGTCCGTCGTCGATCCCGTGGGCGTCTCCAAGCACGGCGACTCCCTGCTCGCCCCGGACGCCGTCGACGCCGTACGCGAGGCCCTGCTGCCCGCCGCGACCGTCGTGACGCCGAACCTGTACGAGGTCGAGCAGCTCACCGGCATCAAGGTGGTGGACGAGGGCGGCCTGCGCGAGGCCGCCGAGGCCGTCTGGGCGCTCGGCCCACGCTGGGCCCTGATCAAGGGCGGCCACCTGCCCGGGGAGCCCGCCGACCTGCTGTTCGACGGCGAGCGCGAGTACCGCTTCACCGCGCCCCGGCACGACAACCGGCACACCCACGGCACCGGCTGCACCCTCGCGTCCGCGATCGCGTCCCGCCTCGCCCTCGGCGAGGACGTCCCCGCGGCCGTCGGCAAGGCCAAGGAGTACGTCACCGGCGCCATCGCGGCGGGCTTCCCGCTCGGCGCGGGCATCGGCCCCGTCGACCACGCCTGGCGCCACCGCGCCTGA
- the rpmB gene encoding 50S ribosomal protein L28: MASVCDVCGKGPGFGMRVSHSHRRTPRRWNPNIQRVRAVVNGSTKRINACTSCIKAGKVVKPTV; the protein is encoded by the coding sequence GTGGCTTCCGTCTGCGACGTCTGCGGCAAGGGACCCGGTTTCGGCATGCGCGTCTCCCACTCGCACCGCCGCACCCCGCGCCGCTGGAACCCCAACATCCAGCGCGTCCGCGCCGTCGTCAACGGCAGCACCAAGCGGATCAACGCCTGCACCTCCTGCATCAAGGCCGGCAAGGTCGTCAAGCCGACGGTCTAG
- the recG gene encoding ATP-dependent DNA helicase RecG, whose product MANLDEPLRNVLGDKTAKVLEKGLDLRTVGDLVHHYPRRYAHRGELTPLSGLQDGEHVTVMAEVVKVQGRAITRSPGYVLEITVTDGTGQLKLSFFGRKGSYRAERELAPGTRGLFAGKISTYVPRSGNVQRQLTHPQYKVVAEKSAEQAAQEWADEIIPIYPSTKGLAIETIGTSVGMVLDQLDLPADPMPAPLLGRRRLIGLREAYEGIHRPGSWEELGRAKARLKWDEAFVVQVALAQRRLAAAALPATPRPPSFGGILAEFDARLPFELTEGQRQVGDEIAADLALEHPMHRLLQGDVGAGKTVIALRAMLQVVDGGGQAALLAPTEVLAQQHHRSITAMLGDLAQAGQIGGAEHATRVALLTGSQGAKARKAALLDAASGGAGIVVGTHALLQESVQFADLGLVVVDEQHRFGVEQRDALREKTAGGRPHVLVMTATPIPRTVAMTVFGDLETSVLGQLPAGRSEIRTHVVPPERPAFLARTWERIREEAAQGRQVYIVCPRIGEQEGDEGDSFEQEGDRRSPLGIMELLPKLEELLHGLRVGVLHGKLHPDEKDAVMRRFTDRELDVLLATTVIEVGVDVPNATVMVIMDADRFGVSQLHQLRGRVGRGSLHGLCLLVTDAEPGSKARERLDAVASTTDGFKLSRLDLEQRREGDVLGAAQAGRSSSLRLLTLQRDEDVIRDARDEATALVGDDPDLTGHPGLATVLDSLLDEDRADFLEKG is encoded by the coding sequence GTGGCGAATCTCGACGAGCCGTTGCGCAATGTCCTCGGCGACAAGACGGCCAAGGTGCTGGAGAAGGGCCTCGACCTGAGGACGGTAGGCGACCTCGTCCACCACTACCCGCGCCGCTACGCCCACCGCGGGGAGCTGACGCCGCTCAGCGGCCTCCAGGACGGCGAGCACGTCACCGTCATGGCCGAGGTCGTGAAGGTCCAGGGCCGCGCCATCACCCGCAGCCCCGGCTACGTGCTGGAGATCACCGTCACCGACGGCACCGGGCAGCTCAAGCTCAGCTTCTTCGGGCGCAAGGGCTCCTACCGCGCCGAGCGGGAGCTGGCGCCCGGCACCCGCGGCCTGTTCGCCGGGAAGATCAGCACCTATGTGCCGCGCAGCGGCAACGTCCAGCGGCAGCTCACCCACCCGCAGTACAAGGTGGTCGCCGAGAAGTCCGCCGAGCAGGCCGCGCAGGAGTGGGCGGACGAGATCATCCCGATCTACCCGTCCACCAAGGGCCTGGCCATCGAGACGATCGGCACGTCCGTCGGGATGGTGCTGGACCAGCTCGACCTCCCCGCCGACCCGATGCCCGCGCCGCTGCTCGGCCGCCGGAGGCTGATCGGCCTGCGCGAGGCGTACGAGGGGATCCACCGTCCGGGGTCATGGGAGGAGCTGGGCCGCGCCAAGGCCCGCCTCAAGTGGGACGAGGCGTTCGTCGTCCAGGTGGCCCTGGCCCAGCGGCGCCTTGCCGCCGCCGCGCTCCCGGCGACGCCGCGGCCCCCCTCGTTCGGCGGCATCCTCGCCGAGTTCGACGCGCGCCTGCCCTTCGAGCTCACCGAGGGCCAGCGCCAGGTCGGCGACGAGATAGCCGCCGACCTGGCCCTGGAACACCCGATGCACCGGCTCCTCCAGGGCGACGTGGGCGCCGGCAAGACGGTCATCGCGCTGAGGGCCATGCTGCAGGTCGTGGACGGCGGCGGGCAGGCGGCGCTGCTCGCGCCCACCGAGGTCCTCGCCCAGCAGCACCACCGGTCGATCACGGCCATGCTCGGCGACCTGGCGCAGGCGGGCCAGATCGGCGGCGCCGAGCACGCGACGCGGGTCGCGCTGCTGACCGGGTCGCAGGGCGCGAAGGCCCGCAAGGCCGCCCTCCTGGACGCCGCGTCCGGCGGCGCGGGGATCGTCGTCGGCACCCATGCGCTGCTGCAGGAGAGCGTGCAGTTCGCCGACCTCGGCCTGGTCGTGGTGGACGAGCAGCACCGCTTCGGCGTCGAGCAGCGGGACGCGCTGCGCGAGAAGACCGCCGGAGGCCGCCCGCACGTCCTGGTCATGACCGCGACGCCCATCCCGCGGACGGTCGCGATGACCGTGTTCGGCGACCTGGAGACGTCGGTGCTCGGTCAGCTCCCGGCGGGCCGCTCGGAGATCAGGACGCATGTGGTGCCGCCCGAGCGTCCCGCGTTCCTCGCCCGCACCTGGGAGCGCATCCGGGAGGAGGCGGCGCAGGGGCGGCAGGTCTACATCGTCTGCCCGCGGATCGGGGAGCAGGAGGGCGACGAGGGCGACTCCTTCGAGCAGGAGGGCGACCGCCGCTCACCGCTCGGGATCATGGAACTGCTGCCGAAGCTGGAGGAACTGCTCCACGGGCTGCGCGTCGGCGTCCTGCACGGGAAACTGCACCCGGACGAGAAGGACGCGGTGATGCGCCGGTTCACCGACCGGGAGCTGGACGTCCTGCTCGCCACCACGGTCATCGAGGTCGGCGTGGACGTGCCGAACGCCACCGTCATGGTGATCATGGACGCGGACCGGTTCGGTGTGTCGCAGCTCCACCAGCTGCGCGGCCGGGTCGGCCGCGGGTCCCTGCACGGGCTGTGCCTCCTGGTCACCGACGCCGAGCCGGGCAGCAAGGCCCGCGAGCGCCTCGACGCGGTCGCCTCCACCACCGACGGCTTCAAGCTGTCGCGCCTCGACCTGGAGCAGCGCAGGGAGGGCGACGTGCTGGGCGCCGCGCAGGCCGGCCGCTCGTCCAGCCTCCGGCTCCTCACCCTCCAGCGGGACGAGGACGTGATCCGCGACGCCCGCGACGAGGCGACCGCGCTGGTCGGGGACGATCCCGATCTGACCGGCCATCCGGGGCTCGCCACCGTCCTTGACTCCCTGCTCGACGAGGACAGGGCCGACTTCCTGGAAAAGGGTTAG
- a CDS encoding putative leader peptide: MNPSEALTMRLHVDLRRQASALCSRR; encoded by the coding sequence GTGAACCCGAGTGAGGCCCTGACCATGCGCCTGCACGTCGATCTCCGGCGGCAGGCGAGCGCCCTGTGTTCCCGTCGCTGA